atgaataagccacagacacaaccccaacagaaaaaatgaataatagatTCAAACCAAATGACAGCAGGTCCCCCTAATCACTGTCTATATCAGAATCTGCAAAATAGCCTCTGAATTCATCTTTAGCCGATCTTTTTTGAATTCCAAGGCGTGCATCCTCCCAATCTTTCAAACATATGAGACAATCCAAAATGTCTGGAGCAAGTCTGCTcctcctctcatccaacactCTTTTACCTGCACTAAAAGCAGATTCGGATGCTACTGTAGACACAGGAGGGGTAAGTAGATCACGTGCCATGATTGAAAGAACAGGatatttatcttcattttttttccaccaagcTAAGACATCAAAATCACGCCTGTCATTCACGTTAATAGATTCTAGGTCCAAATATTTCTCGAGTTCAATGCGTGAAGTTCCAGTGCTACTTCCTATTCCTAAATTTGAactaacaaaatcccaaaattcatCATTGGTACTTGTAGAAGATGTTAAAGGAGCAGTAGTACATGAAGCATTAGAAcgaaacttagattcatatTTGGCATACATGATATTCAGTAAATCATTCACATTAGCAGAAGAAGGTAAAGCGGTAATCCCCAAATTCGTACCAATCTCTCTTAAGAGCAAGCTAACACCTTGTAACTTCATCCTAGGGTCCATTATTGCAGCTAACATAAATATTGGTGGCATTTCCTCataatattttctgaattttcctTCCATATCTATACAAGCATGTGCAAAATTTGGATGTTCCCTATGTTTACGAAAATTGACACTGATattgaaaagatgatgaagcACAATACAAGAAGTAGGATAACGAACACCCGAACAAGCTACGGTAGCAGCATaaaacactttcaaaaatttcatgaactcaaaaccaatttccCAATCAGCTATAGTTAAAGGATTACCACGACACGGTCGATACCTCTGATTAACATAAGCAGATATTGCATCACTATATTTTTGACAAGACTTTAACATAAGGTAGGTCGAATTCCAACGATTTTGAACATCAGAGttcatatttttgggtttaagactGTAAAGTGATGTGCACAATTTatcaaattcttgttgcctagatggggaagtagcaataaaaagaacagcatctctaatttttttaatctgtgGTGCTATATGTTTTAAACCATCTTGCACAACTAAATTAATGACATGACATACACATCGCAAATGCAATAATTCACCAAAATAAGGAGTCATCAAATTTCTTATAAACAATGGAAGTGTAGCACTATTAGCACTATGGTTGTCAAAAGTAATGCTATAAACTCTATCAACAACTTCAAAATccctaaaaacacccataatactTTCATAAATCTGTTCAGCATCATGAGGAAACTCCACTAAAcggaaagcaataatttttttttgcaaagtccAACTAGAGTCTATATAATGAGCAGTCACACAAATATAACCACGATTATTTATACCAGACCACATATCAGAAGTAAAACCTATAGCACCAACAGTTGCAAGTTCactaatcaaatcttttttaacTTCACTATAAGCTTTCTTCGTATCATTACGGGTTGAATTTCTAGAAACTTTAGCAAATGAAGGATTCAGacaatttttgacaaaatattcaaatctaatatcatcaccaaaagtaaatggttgttCTGCTGCAGCTACATAAAGGGCCAGTCCatgtctcattttttcttttgaataaacaaaattacTACTATCAGATGCATCACCAATTTTATCAGCATGTTTACTCCTTAGATGTCTACCATGTGGCCCTACACCGTTATTACTTTTGCATTTATAATATGTGTCACAATAATGGCATACTGCCCTAGCTCCTATGTCAacaccattttcatttttgaagttttcattTATAGAGAAATGATTCCATACCCATGAGTGGCGTCGTGACCTTTTTGAACCACTAAGGCCTGAATTTGCAGCTGCATGAGTAGAATCTGTCGGAGTACCAGTGGAACCTAGAAGGCCTGTTCCACTTggaccacttccaccaccaacaATGTTTGAAGCAGCCTCCTCACCTATAGAACCCACACGCTGTGGTCCAATAGGGTTTCGTGGTAGTTCTTCAGAACCTGAGTGGGGGTCACGATCCTCCCCATTTCCAGCATCcatctacaaaaaaaacaatataacaGGGGTTAGTGGGAAACacgaaagccctaattttgtaaCCCCAAATGCAATATTCAAGTAATGCAAAAATAAACTAATCCATATCAAGTATGAAGTATCAACAGACAACAGTGCATATCTATAACAAAATCCACAGATCTGGTCATTTCTAGAATATACAAAATATCAACAGTGCATCTGTGCATGTGTGTACTAATATACGAAATTAGTGCAGGTGTGTCCCGTGTCGTGTGTGTACAAAATCAGTTTCGACAAATTTGTCGAAAATATACTAATATACGAAATCACTCAAGTTAGtaacaaaagccctaatttcttgttactaatttcagaaattagcaacaaaaaccctaattacgtaaccctaatttcagaaattagcaacaaaaatCCTAATtccgtaaccctaatt
This DNA window, taken from Rhododendron vialii isolate Sample 1 chromosome 8a, ASM3025357v1, encodes the following:
- the LOC131298782 gene encoding zinc finger BED domain-containing protein RICESLEEPER 2-like, producing the protein MDAGNGEDRDPHSGSEELPRNPIGPQRVGSIGEEAASNIVGGGSGPSGTGLLGSTGTPTDSTHAAANSGLSGSKRSRRHSWVWNHFSINENFKNENGVDIGARAVCHYCDTYYKCKSNNGVGPHGRHLRSKHADKIGDASDSSNFVYSKEKMRHGLALYVAAAEQPFTFVSRNSTRNDTKKAYSEVKKDLISELATVGAIGFTSDMWSGINNRGYICVTAHYIDSSWTLQKKIIAFRLVEFPHDAEQIYESIMGVFRDFEVVDRVYSITFDNHSANSATLPLQQEFDKLCTSLYSLKPKNMNSDVQNRWNSTYLMLKSCQKYSDAISAYVNQRYRPCRGNPLTIADWEIGFEFMKFLKVFYAATVACSGVRYPTSCIVLHHLFNISVNFRKHREHPNFAHACIDMEGKFRKYYEEMPPIFMLAAIMDPRMKLQGVSLLLREIGTNLGITALPSSANVNDLLNIMYAKYESKFRSNASCTTAPLTSSTSTNDEFWDFVSSNLGIGSSTGTSRIELEKYLDLESINVNDRRDFDVLAWWKKNEDKYPVLSIMARDLLTPPVSTVASESAFSAGKRVLDERRSRLAPDILDCLICLKDWEDARLGIQKRSAKDEFRGYFADSDIDSD